From the Candidatus Omnitrophota bacterium genome, one window contains:
- a CDS encoding zonular occludens toxin domain-containing protein gives METQLEFMNQRAMTLFTWIKKNPASANKPLQGLLAIDEAKDFAPSGKSTPCKESLIRLAAQARKYGLGLIFSTQTPKSIDHNIVANCSNQIYGQANSPAAIQTIEELIQQKGGYGQDVSKLGTRNFYVYSEKSRDVITVNTIF, from the coding sequence ATGGAAACTCAACTGGAATTTATGAATCAACGGGCGATGACGTTGTTTACCTGGATTAAGAAAAATCCGGCTTCCGCCAATAAGCCTTTGCAGGGACTGCTCGCGATTGACGAAGCCAAGGATTTCGCTCCTTCGGGGAAATCGACTCCTTGCAAAGAAAGTCTGATCCGCCTGGCGGCGCAAGCGAGAAAGTACGGTTTGGGACTAATCTTTTCCACCCAAACCCCCAAGTCCATCGATCATAATATTGTAGCCAACTGCTCGAACCAAATTTACGGCCAAGCCAATTCCCCCGCCGCTATTCAAACGATCGAAGAACTTATCCAGCAAAAGGGCGGCTACGGACAAGATGTTTCAAAACTTGGAACGAGAAATTTCTATGTCTATTCTGAAAAATCAAGGGATGTTATAACCGTAAATACTATATTTTAA